One window of the Triticum dicoccoides isolate Atlit2015 ecotype Zavitan chromosome 3B, WEW_v2.0, whole genome shotgun sequence genome contains the following:
- the LOC119278316 gene encoding auxin response factor 4-like gives MSHGFGGAGDPLYDELWHACAGPLVTVPRVGDMVYYFPQGHIEQVEASMNQVAANQMRLYDLPSKLLCRVLNVELKAEADTDEVYAQVMLMPEPEQSDATTTEKSSPATGGTTPARLAVRSFCKTLTASDTSTHGGFSVLRRHADECLPPLDMTQSPPTQELVAKDLHGMEWRFRHIFRGQPRRHLLQSGWSVFVSSKRLVAGDAFIFLRGESGELRVGVRRAMRQLSNIASSVISSHSMHLGVLATAWHAINTKTMFTVYYKPRTSRSEFIIPYDKYMDSVKNIYSIGTRFKMRFEGEEAPEQRFTGTIVGSDNLDQLWPESSWRSLKVRWDESSTIPRPDRVSPWEIEPASSPPVNPLPLSRAKRSRPNVPPASPESSLRTKEGATKADMDCAQAQRNQNNTVLPGQEQRSNKLTDINDFDATVQKPMMWSPPPPNIGKTNPLTFQQRPSVHNSIQLGRRETDFKDASSGAQPFGDSLGFFMQTTFDEAPNRLGSFKNQFQDHSYARQFADPYLFMHQQPSLTVESSRKMHTENNDLHFWNGPSTVYGNSIDQAQDFRFKEHPSNWLSPQFSRAEQPRVIRPHASIAPIELEKTTEGSDFKIFGFKVDTASAGFNHLNSPMAGTHEPVLQTQPSVSLDHLQTDCSPEVSLSIAGTTENEKNMQQCPQSSKDVQSKSHGASTRSCTKVHKQGVALGRSVDLSKFVDYDELTAELDKMFEFDGELMSSNKNWQIVYTDNEGDMMLVGDDPWEEFCSIVRKICIYTKEEVQKMNSKPSGPRKEEGSVDGDGATEKAHLPESSDLNSSQLGCVKAD, from the exons ATGTCTCATGGGTTTGGCGGAGCAGGGGATCCGCTGTACGACGAGCTCTGGCACGCCTGCGCCGGCCCGCTCGTCACCGTGCCGCGCGTCGGGGACATGGTCTACTACTTCCCGCAGGGCCACATCGAGCAG GTGGAGGCCTCCATGAACCAGGTCGCCGCCAACCAGATGCGCCTCTACGATCTGCCCTCTAAGCTGCTCTGCCGCGTCCTCAACGTCGAGCTCAAg GCGGAGGCGGACACGGACGAGGTCTACGCGCAGGTCATGCTCATGCCGGAGCCGGAA CAAAGTGATGCGACGACGACGGAGAAGTCGAGCCCTGCAACAGGAGGCACCACGCCTGCCAGGCTGGCGGTGAGGTCCTTCTGCAAGACCCTGACCGCGTCCGACACCAGCACACATGGCGGCTTCTCGGTGCTGCGCCGCCACGCTGACGAGTGCCTCCCTCCCCTG GATATGACGCAGTCTCCTCCCACACAAGAGCTTGTGGCAAAGGATCTTCATGGCATGGAGTGGCGCTTCCGCCACATTTTCCGCG GGCAACCTAGGAGGCATCTCCTTCAGAGCGGCTGGAGCGTCTTTGTCAGTTCCAAAAGGCTTGTCGCTGGGGACGCCTTCATTTTCCTCAG AGGAGAGAGCGGTGAGCTTCGTGTTGGTGTTAGGCGGGCTATGAGACAGCTCTCCAATATAGCTTCTTCAGTCATATCTAGTCACAGCATGCACCTTGGAGTCCTTGCAACTGCATGGCACGCTATCAACACAAAAACCATGTTCACTGTCTACTACAAGCCTAG GACAAGCCGTTCAGAGTTCATTATACCATACGATAAATATATGGACTCTGTTAAAAACATTTATTCTATTGGGACGAGGTTCAAGATGAGGTTTGAAGGGGAAGAGGCACCAGAGCAGAG GTTTACTGGCACCATAGTGGGCAGTGATAATCTTGACCAATTGTGGCCAGAATCAAGCTGGAGATCCCTTAAG GTGCGTTGGGATGAGTCGTCAACTATTCCACGCCCGGATAGAGTCTCTCCTTGGGAAATAGAGCCTGCTTCATCACCTCCTGTTAACCCGCTTCCTCTTTCTCGTGCCAAAAGATCTAGACCAAATGTTCCTCCAGCTTCTCCTGAATCGTCTCTTCGTACAAAAGAAG GTGCAACTAAGGCTGATATGGATTGTGCTCAAGCACAGCGAAATCAAAATAACACTGTTTTGCCAGGTCAAGAACAGAGGAGCAATAAGCTAACCGACATTAATGACTTTGATGCCACTGTTCAGAAGCCTATGATGTGGTCACCACCACCACCCAACATTGGAAAAACCAACCCACTAACGTTTCAGCAGAGGCCCTCCGTGCATAATTCGATTCAGTTGGGAAGGCGTGAAACTGACTTCAAGGATGCCAGTTCTGGTGCTCAACCTTTTGGTGATTCCCTAGGCTTCTTCATGCAGACAACCTTTGATGAGGCTCCAAATCGTCTTGGTTCATTCAAGAACCAGTTTCAGGATCACAGTTATGCTCGTCAGTTCGCAGACCCATACTTATTTATGCATCAGCAACCTTCCTTGACTGTTGAATCAAGTAGAAAGATGCACACAGAGAACAATGATTTACATTTCTGGAATGGGCCGAGCACCGTGTACGGCAATTCAATAGACCAAGCACAAGATTTCAGGTTTAAAGAACACCCATCAAATTGGTTAAGCCCGCAGTTCTCCCGGGCAGAACAGCCACGAGTGATCAGGCCTCACGCATCAATAGCTCCTATTGAGCTGGAGAAAACAACAGAAGGCAGTGATTTCAAGATCTTTGGGTTTAAAGTTGATACTGCCAGTGCTGGTTTTAACCATTTGAACTCCCCAATGGCTGGAACGCACGAGCCTGTGCTACAAACTCAACCATCTGTATCATTAGATCATTTGCAAACTGATTGTTCTCCTGAGGTGTCTTTAAGCATTGCTGGGACGACTGAGAATGAGAAAAACATGCAGCAATGTCCGCAGAGTTCAAAAGACGTCCAAAGCAAGTCCCATGGTGCTTCCACAAGGAGTTGCACAAAG GTTCATAAGCAAGGTGTTGCACTTGGTAGATCAGTGGATCTGTCAAAGTTCGTTGACTATGATGAACTCACAGCTGAGCTAGACAAGATGTTTGAATTTGATGGCGAACTGATGTCCTCAAACAAAAATTGGCAGATTGTCTATACTGACAATGAGGGTGACATGATGCTGGTGGGAGACGATCCATGGGA GGAGTTCTGCAGCATAGTGCGCAAGATATGCATTTACACCAAGGAGGAGGTCCAGAAGATGAACTCGAAACCATCTGGCCCAAGAAAGGAGGAAGGTTCAGTGGATGGTGACGGCGCAACCGAGAAGGCCCATCTTCCCGAATCAAGCGATTTAAATTCTAGCCAACTAG GTTGTGTTAAGGCCGACTGA